A stretch of the Macaca mulatta isolate MMU2019108-1 chromosome 14, T2T-MMU8v2.0, whole genome shotgun sequence genome encodes the following:
- the LOC701661 gene encoding cytochrome c oxidase subunit 5B, mitochondrial, protein MASRLLRGAGALAAQALRAHGPSGEAAVRSMASGGGIPTDDEQATGLEREVMLAARKGLDPYNILPPKGASGTKEDPNLVPSITNKRIVGCICEEDNTSVVWFWLHEGEAQRCPRCGAHYKLVPHRLAH, encoded by the coding sequence ATGGCTTCAAGGTTACTTCGCGGAGCTGGAGCGCTGGCGGCGCAGGCCCTGAGGGCTCACGGCCCCAGTGGCGAGGCTGCGGTGCGCTCCATGGCATCTGGAGGTGGTATTCCCACCGATGACGAGCAGGCGACTGGGTTGGAGAGGGAGGTCATGCTGGCTGCAAGGAAGGGACTGGACCCATACAATATACTGCCCCCAAAGGGAGCTTCAGGCACCAAGGAAGACCCTAATTTAGTTCCCTCCATCACCAACAAGAGAATAGTGGGCTGCATCTGTGAAGAGGACAACACCAGCGTCGTCTGGTTTTGGCTGCATGAAGGCGAAGCCCAGCGATGCCCCCGCTGTGGAGCCCATTACAAGCTGGTGCCCCACCGGCTGGCACACTGA